In Rhinoraja longicauda isolate Sanriku21f chromosome 16, sRhiLon1.1, whole genome shotgun sequence, the genomic stretch AACTCTGGTTCAAATTCTCCCCTGGATATTTAAAGCATTTTTCAAgataataatattaattaaaatGATTCAAGGCTTTCATAATGACTGGATATGTAATCCATTTGTTTAATTATGGTTAGTGTTTTGGTGAATAGAAGAATTAGAGCAAGTGTGGGTATGATATAGATACTGTAGCTGTAGACAGTGAACATTTTTGATTTATGGATAGGCCTCGGGAACAGAACTCTTAAGTAACTTGGAGACTGTCTGTTCCTAGTTTTTCTGTGAGGGAAGTAATGACATCAAGCACTTTTCCTGATAATACCACTACCCAGGTCTAGGGTTAAATAGGCCAAAGAAATACCACGGGTTTCTTTTGAACAAATTCAAGTATTATTTTGgaaacgcaagaaactgcagttgctggaatcttgagtaaaacacaaagtgctggacaaacctactaagtcaggcagcatctgtggaggcaatggacagacgatgtgtTGGGCTGTGACCCTTCCTCGGTgataggagggggggtggggaggagaaagctggcagaggttggggcagaacaaagctgggcaagtgataaatggatacaggtgaaggggggtgTTGATTGGCAgactgccccaccccacctctctgttCTAGCTTTCCCCTGCGCTCTGTCTGGGCtgttcattccctctacagatgctgcctgacccgctgagttctttcaGTACTGTATTTTGCTCAGGTTTTATTTTTGATTCTATGAGGCATTCTGACTTATGAGTGCTCGATGCATGAGAAACATGAATACAATGTCCACGTCTCTTTCACCTGCAGGATGGTAATAAATCTGCATTTTCATTTATATTTGAAAATTAGTTAAATACTTCACTCTAAATATGTATTGAGGCAGGGAATACAATATTTTTTGTTTCTCTTCAGAGTAGCAATGTTAAAAGTTTTATTACTTGCAGTTAGAATAGTTCTTAAGTTCCCCACTAGATGTCACAAAATAGTATCGAATTATTTAGCTATTAATCTTTTATGTTATTTGGTTTGATGGGAAAAATTGGTATCAATGTAGATCTTTTTTCTGGGTTCTCCTACAAAGACACAATCAAATTGTCTCTTGGTTGTAAAATAACAATATCTTCCAGCATAGTTTGTCTACACAGTGATTAGCTAATGCTAACACTAGCCGGATATATGCCTGTTCCTTTTTGGCCTTTCAAGCTGTACCTGGTGCAGCATATTGGTAATGTTCACTGTTCTATTCCCCATTGCTGATAATTAAGTATTGTATAAAGGCAGCATAATTGTACTTCAGTTATCAGGTTGAAGGCTTTGCTACTTGAGGCAAATGGGTGAATCTACGCATTCTTATTAAATCAAGTCAGTCCATGACTCCACAATAATTGATACTAAAAGTTCTGCTTGCTGCAAATATTTGTGGTCACTTAAAGAAAGTTTAAACTTGTAGCAGAGCAGTAACTAAGACGACAGAAACAGGTTATGGGTTGGTCAACCGAAAAGAGAAATTAATATAATTTATGTAAATCTAATGGCCTTTGTGTGTGCCTGGTTTTTTGCAACTTAATAAAATGCACATGTTACTTGCtgatgtatatcataaatagcatATTATAATTTTCTCCATCAGGCTCTTGAGAAAAATCAGCACTGGCTAGTTTATGACCAACAACGAGAGGCCTATGTTAGGGGGCTGCTGGCCCGGATATTTGAGCTGGATCAGGAAACTGGAAAACCTTGTGATACCAACGCAGCAAGTATGGAGAAACAACATTCCTGTTTGACTTTTCATTTTAATGAACAGCCCTGTGTACAATAATAGTTTCTTCAATACTCCCTTGTGATAAGCATTACAATATAGAgcgcaatatacattaatgacttggatgaagggattaaaagtaccattagcaaatttgcagatgaaacaaagctgggtggtagtgtgaactgtgaggaagatgctatgaggttgcagggtgacttggacaggttgtgtgagtgggctgatgcatggcagatgcagtttaatgtggataggtgtgaggttatccactttggtggtaagaataggaagacagagtattatctgaatggtgtcaagttaggaaaaggggacgtacaacgagatctcggtttcctggtgcatcagtcactgaaaggaagcatgcaggtacagcaggcagtgaagaaagccaatggaatgttggccttcataacaagaggagttgcgtataggagcaaagaggtccttctgcagttgtacagggccctagtgagactgcacctggagtactgtgcgcagttttggtgtccaaattagaggaaggatattcttgctattgagggcgagcagcgtaggtttactaggttaattcccggaatggcgggactgtcatatgttgaaagactggagcgactaggcttgtatacactggaatttagaagtatgagaggggatcttatcgaaacgtataggattattagggggttggacacgttaaaggtaggaaacatgttcccaatgtagggggagtccagaacaaggggccacagtttaagaatatggtgtaggccatttagaacggagatgaggaaaaactttttcagtcagagagttgtaaatctgtggaattctctgcctcagaaggcagtggaggccaattctctgaatgcattcaagtgagagctagagagagctcttaaggatagcggagtcagggagtatggggagaaggcaggaacgggggtactgattgagaatgatcagccatgatcacattgaatggcggtgctggctcgaagggccgaatggcctactcctgcacctattgtctattgagatactcCTGTAATTAAAGATCAAGTGCTAAAAGGCAAATCTATCTTTGAACCCTAAAATGGAAGCACCCATTTCCCATATTTCATCCAGCAGTATTTCTTCTGTTGTAAATGTGAGCTGCACATCTTGATCTTAACAAAATTATTAAGTAATCTATAACTCTCTGAATAATGAAAATGAAAACCTTTAGATTTTGAATGACCGGTGTCATTCATTGAACTTTCTCATCTATTTTCTCACATTGCAATCACTTAATTTATATTCCAGGCCTGTTATTTACTGTGAAATATACTTGATTCATTTGTCCTCTTATACTAGGCCTATTGTATAAAAATTCCTTAATGCTTTGCTTGTAATATCTTTTTCCCTCTGGCTCCAGTGGGCTTTCACTAGAAACTGTAAAATATGTTCCAGACTGTTCTTAACTTTTATTAGTTGAAACACAATTCCCTCATTATCCTTGCAGGAAATATTTTTGGGTGAGTTCTAGTTCTTGAATTAGTCAATTGTTTTTATTAGAGGAGCATTTCCAATGTTTTCGGTCAACAGTAGGAGTAGTACAGATCGCATGTTTACTATCAAATATATATGTATTCTAATCACACTTTATATGTATTTTTCATAAGTACTCAACTAATTGTCTTAAGTCTACATGTAACAATGTTTGGCATGTTCGATTTTTTTTTGTTCCTGTGATTGTAAGGATCTTGTTAACGTGGCTTTTATTTTGCCATGTAACTATGTCTTAAATTACATTTCCACGTTCATGCAGGTCAACTGTCAGAAGATAAACAGAAACAATATGAGCAACTAATTTTATCTGCTAAAAATGGTTTTGAAGTACAGCATGAGATTGCAGAGGGACTCAAGTTGGAACTTTCTGATTTGAGAAAGCGTTATGAAGAAAAGAACTTGGAAGTCAGAGCCATGAGTATCAAATTACAGACAGAACAAGGCTGTAACAAATGGAAGGCTGATGAAGAAAGGAAGAGTTCAGTTGAAAAGATGCAGAGACTTCTAATGGAATTGGAGACCTTAAAAGCCCAAAATGAAGAGGAGAAGAAAAGATCGACTGACCTCTTGTATCAGGTTAGCATTTAATTATATCTAATACTGTTTTGTTCTGTTCTAGCTGGTGCCATTTCTCATAATTTGTGAGCTAACAGCATAGAACTGTATAAACAGAAACTCACGAGAGTCAGGGAGTGTAGTCGCTATTACAGAAGAGAAGGTGCTTGGATGACTCAAAGGTCAGAGGTAgttgtcacctggaccagataaaCTGCACCCCAGGGTCActcgagtcaggagtggttccagatgacTGGAAAATCgcaaatgtaactccactgttGAAGAACGGAATGAagcaaaagaaaggaaattataggccagttagtctgatctCTGTGGCTGGTAAAATTTTAGAGTCCAATgttaaggatgaggttttgggGTATTTGGAAGCACGTGATGTAATATGGTGAAATCAGCATAGCTTTGTTAggaggagatcttgcctgacaaatctgttggagttTTTTGAAGAGTTAACAAGCAGTATgggcaaaggagagtcagtggatattgtttacttggattttcagtttGCCTTTGATCAAGTGCCACACGTTAGACTGCGAAATGAGATAGGAGACCATGGTATTAGAGACAAGATTGACTGACTGGcaaaaagcaaagagtaggaataaaggagatattttctggttggctgctggtGACTAGTGATGTTCCACAGGGGGCCAGTGTTGGGTCCTCTACTTTTCAAGTTATACGCTAATGATCTAAATGAGGGAGTTGCTGGCTTTCTgtccaagtttgcgaatgatacAAAGagaaggggcaggtagtgttgaggaagcaaggactctgcagaagggcttggacaggttgggagagtgggcagagaagtggcagatggattatagtggagcaaagtgtggagccTAGCATTTTGGtgataggaataaaggtgtagactattttctaaatggggagagaatccagaaattagttgtgtaaagggacttggagtgctggtgcaggattcccataaagttaatttgcaagtcgaattggtagtacaaatgcaatgctagcaattatttcaagaaggctagaatataaaaaagagggatgtaatgctgaggctccataaggttctggtcaggccgcatttggagtattgtgagcaattttctgCACCCTAGCTGAGGAAGGATACTTAATGTTGCACTGTTTATCTGCACACTGGAccgcttgtttgtaatcatgtcttttctttgaatggatagcatgcaacaaaagcttttaaattACCTCAGATCACGTGACAATAAGAacatcaactaaattaaactaaacaaagttaaaACAGTTCAGGTATTTCACCAGGTGATGAATATAACATAACAATTATCAAAAATTCTGGCCAAGTTGGCTACTTTCTATTTACAAACTGGAACCACTTGTTTTAAAAATTGATAACTATctgaatatttaaaatattttctgttCATTTGGGCAATGTGATTGACTTGATCCGTGTCTGAATCTGATTAAATGTTATTTCAAACTGTCTACTTTTTACTTACTTAAACAACTATGTTCTTAATATTGTTTATTTAGATCCAGCTCCTTCAAAAGTCCTCCATCAACCAACAAGAAGAACAATCAAAAAATAGAACAATGGAACAACAGGTATTGTTATGAAATAACGCTAATTTAGATTCAAGCTTAACTCTCAGAACATTTACAAACTCTTAATTCAAGGTTAtccatatataaaattatgaatgttAATGGGATTGTACACAAACGGACTTTGTGACTGATATGCTTAACCCTTGGCCTTTGTTCTTGGCAGTAAAATATATGCCTGAAATGGTCAGTATCATGTGAAAGAAGTTTAAGGACATTATCTTTTGAAAGTCAAACCATATATTATGAATATACAAACTGAAATGAAGAAAAGCAGAGTGACATCTTGGGTCATGGATGGTTTTGCCAATGCTGAAGAACTTGCAAGCCATGGCAATCAGCGAGTTGCTATCCTTTCTTTGCTCTTTCAACTCGCCATGTGTTCTTTAGGTTTTCTACTGGAaataggatttgagtacaggagtaaagaggtccttctgcatttggtgaaaccacacctggagtattatgtgcagtttcggtctcctaatttgaggaaggacattcttgctatcgagggagtgcagtgtaggttcacaaggttaattcctgggatggtgggactgtcatatgatgaaagaatagaacgactgagcttgtattcactggaatttagaaggatgagaggggatcttatagaaacatataaatttttaagggattggacaggctagatgcaggaaacatgttcccgatgttggggagtccagaaccaggggccacagtttaagaataaggggtagttgaTAGGATGTCTGTAGGGTGTTTGAGAACAGCTACctttgtttcagttcagtttggtttattgtcacatgtactaaggttcattgagaagcttttgtttcgtgctatccagtcagtggaaagacaatacatgattaaaatcgagccattcacactgtacagatacatgataagatacatgaccaggtaaagccagccaagtcTGATCAACGATAGCCAAggttcaccaatgaggtagatagtagttcagggttgCTCTCTAGTTCTCTAGCTCTCTTGTAAAGTCCCTAAAAGCTTCAACATTGATCTTCTTGCAGAAATGTTTCTTGTGATGCTGCTGTTTTGGAGACTGGTTGATAGCAATGAGACAGTTTAGATGGTGATCAATGCAACAGTCATCAGTGCCTGTCATGGCATAGATGATGTGGACATCTACGTAGTTCCTCACTCAGTATCATATAATCTAATAGATGTTTGTGTTTCGACCCTCTGAAACTAATGATTCCATAAAATTCTTACTAAGatcatgagtagaattaggccatttggcccatcgtctactctgccattcactcttggctgatctatctctccctcctaaccccattctccggccttctccccgtaacctctgacacctacactaatcaagaatctatctatttctgccttaaaaatgtccattgacggcctccacaaccttctgtggcaatgaattctccaCCTTTTGCTAATCCATTGGTAGCTGAAACAAACAAAAGTCAGTGTATTCTCCCAAACAGTTTGCTTCAGAAAACGTTTCAAGATCTGTCATATGATGCGTGACAATTGCAAGAAAAGCCTAGAAGCCTCCTTGAACAATGTAATATGCCGACGGATTATTGGGAATGCTTGAGCCAGGACTGCTCAAAATGGAGGAGGAACATTTGGAGTCATATTGAGAACCTCCAGTCCATGCCTTGAGGGCATAGACACACAGAGTTTGCTTTTGAAAGAATGTACTACCTCACAAACTATCCTACTCACCACAGTGTTGGACAACTCCTTTCCCATCTATGCCATTCCCATATTGGCTTCCCCAGTCACCTCCAAACCCACAAAACTGCTGAGGAACCAAATCTTCATTGGACCTGAGGGACTTGCTAAGGAAAAAGTCTCTATGTTCTTTTGTAAATGATCCAATTTATTAATAAATCTTCCTATGTGGCTTAGTTTACTGTTATTCCTACACTTTATACAGCCATTTGGGTTTGCAGTGGCAAATCTCACCCCAAAATTTATGATAATTTATACGTTcggaagttataggagcagaatttggttatttggcccatcaattctacttcgccattcaatcatggctgatctatctttctctcgcaATCCCATTATTCTGCCTTAAtcacataactcttgacacccgtactaatcaagaatctatctatctctgtcgtaAACATTTCCattgacagccttctgtggcaatgaattctacagattcaccaccttttgactaaagaaatccctgctcgtcccctttttaaaaatatgttttaattctgaggctatgacctctggtcaagattcaagagtgttttattatatgtcccagatagaacaatgaaattcttacttgctgcagcacagcagaatatgtaaacatagcacactaaacaatatgataaacgagaggaaaaaaaagttcagtgtgtatatatacacatactcacaagtacgcaCATGCAATAATAATAGTCTGTtggagttcagagtttatttgaggttgtggtgtttaatagcctgatggctgtagggaagaagctgttcctaaacctggacgttacaggtttcaggctcctgtaccttcttcgctacagccatcaggctattaaacaccacaacctcaaataaactctgaactgcaggggtgaaatgagagtgtggccagggtggtgtgggtgtctgatgatgctggctgcctttttgaagcagcgactccgataaatcccttcgatggtggggaggtcagagcgagtgatgggctgggcagtgttcgcaaccttttgcagtcttttccgctcctggacattcaagttgacaaaccaggccgtgatgcaaccagtcaacatgctctctaccgtacacctgtagatgttcaagataatcctctttgacataccaaatctccttaatcttctcaggaagttgaggcgttgatgtgctttatttataattgcttcagtgtgctgggtccaggaaagatcttcggaaatatgcaaaaTAAGCCTAGGAATTTGAaattttttattctctccaccatagtcccacaccctcccactagcggaaacattcactctatccaggcctttcactattcggtaagtttcaatgagattcctcctCATTCTCCTAAAAGACGGCGTgtacaggccctgtgctgtcCAAATGCTCGTATATGTTAACCctctcattcccgggatcattctcgtaaaccttctctggactccccagcaccagcacatccttccttggatatggagcccaaaactgctcgcaatactccaaatgcagtgtgACCAGTGCTTTAAGTTgaaacaaaatggcggcactgccctagcagctgccgctcacctgcggtccatttgtctttgtgtttttgttgtttttttttgtcttagttgtagttgtgatgtggtgttttgtgtttgtgtactatgtgtgtatgtgggggggagggggaaactaacactgtaaatatgtgtcccttccgaacggagacccgacctttgttttctgggccgtgtctccgttcctgctgcggcctaccatcggcccaactcctggagctgtcagcctccatcggacttaccatccaagtccgtggatcggacttaccatcaccggagccggccgtcttcggaggctgcgggagcagctgcgactcgccttaggttcgggccgcgtggattccgacatcgggagctccggcagcggcagcgtgttcgcccaccccggatcgcggggcttggggcgcgaacatttcaccgtccggcgcggcctaagatggccgcgggatatttctctgctgggcgggggtttcaatgtcgggagccacgaccgccccgacgtgcagcaacagcggcagcgacagcgtgttcgcccgccccggatcggacttatcatcagcggagccggccgtcttcggaggctgcgggagcggctgcgacgcgacgcgccttgggcttggcccgctgtggaccgtccggtgcggcctgcaaccacaacaacctggctgcgggcgaggacagcaggagaagggaaagacattgtggccttccatcacagtgaggagaggactggaggagactcactgtgatggatgtttctttgatggatgtttcttttttgtgtgtttttggggttgggtggtttgagtgcctgtttgatgcttttattgttggactgtgtttttgggggtttttggggtgtgtgatttgaatgcctatttaatgcttctattgttggactgtgttttggggggtttttggggttgggtaatttgggtgcctgtttagtgcttttattgttggactgtgggtgattgaattaacattttgttcaagatggccgcgccgttgtgtttggctgcctgccactatgtttctttttttcctagtcagatgtgcagcactttggtcaacgtgggttgtttttaaatgtgctatacaaataaattgacttgacttgacttgacttataaagcctcagcatttcatcCTTGTTTTAATATtcacatttgccttccttactaccaattcgacttgcaaattaactttttgggaatcctgtaccaagTCCTTTtgtacctctgatttctgaattctctccccatttagtaaatcagtagtctacacctttattcctactatcaaaatgcatgactccaaacTTTGCCACctttttgcccactctcccaagctgtccatgtccttctgcagagtccctgctttctccacactacttgcccctccacttatcatatcatatcatatatatacagccggaaacaggccttttcggccctccaagtccgtgccgcccagcgatccccgtacattaacattatcctacacccactagggacaatttttacatttacccagccaattaacctacatacctgtacgtctttggagtctttgtatcatctgtaaacttggccacaaagccttcaattcctcatccaaatcattaatatacaatgtgaaaagtagcagccccagcactgaTCACAGCGTAACCCGCTTGTCACTAGCAGACaaacagaaaaagccccctttattggcactctttgccttctgacatCTGGCCAacttgctatccatgctagtatcttccctctgataccatgggctctcatcttctttagcagcctcacgtgtggcatcttatcaaatgccttctaaaAATCCAGGTCACCAACATCACTGACTCTTCTTTGTCTATGCTGCTATTTATTTCCTCAAAGACTTCCAACATGTTTGTCAGGCAAGTTCTCCCTTTCACTAAACTAtaatgactttggcctattttattatgaacttctaagtactcgtcctttataatggactctaaaatgttACCAGCCGCTGAAGTCAGATTAACTGGCCTATAttttccactcttctgctttaCTCCCTTCGtgaacagcggagtaatatttgcaattttctaatcgtctggaaccactagtgattcttgaaagatcactgcaCACTACTTAcgactccacaatctctaaagccacatcTTTCAGACCCCTGGGGtacagtccatctggtccaggtgacatcCACCATCGGACCttacagcttcccaagcaccttctccttagtagccactcccccccccccccccccggtgaagAGTGATGCAAAAaacattcaattcatcccccaTTTCTTAtttctccagcatcattttccagtggtccaatgAAATCTTTTCTGATGCAGACAGATTAGTAAATTATCTTGCAATATGATAACTaatactgcacacagttcttCCAGTAACCATACTAGTATACCGTTATAGCATTATATTCTTTCTATTGACGTCCTGCTGCCACAAAGGATCTGTAGACATTCTCTTGAAAGTTGCTTTGTTCAAGAAAAGATCATTTAATATGGAAGCTAATTCCTTTTTATAAATTATCTTCAGTTGTgaaattttaattgtttttagATGCAGAACATTTCCTCAGACTTTGAAAGCGAGAAACATGAACGTCAAAATCTGCAGCATCAGTTACAGAAAGTCTTGAAAGAGTTGCGCAAGGCACGAGAGCAAATCGCGAGGCTTGAGAATACAGTAAGAATCAAGATAATTTATTTGAATACTATCCATTGTAAAGGCTGGCTATTTTTTCATATGTGATCATATTATTTCATGTTGTGATGACAAATCTTTGAGGTATAATGTGAGGAGAACAATAGCAGGCTTCCGGGATGGATGAATACATGGTTCATCACTATTCAATGACGTGAAAATTAATACTGCAAGATAGTAAGTGTCACATTTTGGTGGGAAGAATGAGAAGAGGCAATATAAACTGGAGAGCACAATTGCAAATGGAGTCTTAAatagggtaggaaagaactgcagaggctggtttaaatcgaaggtagacacaaaatgctggagtaactcagtgggacgagcagcatctctggagagaaggaatgggtgacgttttgggtcgagacccttcagactgatgtcaggagagtgggtgGGTACTCCATGTAGAGTACACCATATCAGCGACaataataatatatacaataattATCATGTGATTTTGGACTACCCAGTCTGAGTCAAAATAATTGGCAAAAAAACCCCGTTATAATACACATCTTACAAAATCTTTGCCCGGTAACACCACTGGAATGCATTTTATTCAACTTTGCAGAGATGCTTTTAaaattacatctttttatttcagCAAATGGAAGACAAGCAGTACCAAGAGCCAGTGTTGAACAGAAACAATGAAGATGAAGAAAAAGTAAATTTTCCAAAATCCAAAAATCATCTTGATGAGAGCTTCCTGGAATGTCCCAAGTGTAAAGCTCAGTACCCCACCAGTCAGCATCGTGATCTGCTGCAGCATATTGATCATTGCAATTACTAACATccatgtctttttttcttttctccagttTCACTCTCAAAGCTTGCAATCCCAAAGATCTGGCAGGGGAATTTTTGGACATTGGATGGGTTTGATTATTAGAATACATACAATGCATGGTTGAGTTCCCTGCGATTGTTTAGCATATTGCCTTCATCATTTTTTTTCTTGTAATGGCATTGATCATAATTCACTGGAATTGAACTCCCTTCGCGAAATGTTCTAAGTGAGAAAAATGTATAGTTTATCATGCCGAAAAATAACATATATAAATACCTGCATTTATAAATATAGGTCAGAACGTTTCAGCTTTGTTGCGCGATCTTATAATCTCATTAATGCTTCCATCCTATGAGTCAGTGAAACTCTCAAACTGCCATCATTTGTGTAGTTAAAGCAAGCTGACATGGCAAAGTAAAACTGGGGAAATGGGTGTTATGTTATGGCCAGAGTTCTGCTTCACTGAATAATTAAGCACTCCAGACTTTGCTGCCATTCATTAATATATTCCTCAGTAGAACAAAGGAGCATTTAAAATTTGCTTCCCCTCTGCATTTGGTTATCGGTTTGCACATGAAAGTAAAACTGTGAAATATTCACATTGCTTGCATTGAATAAGTTTGCTAAAATATCTAGTTTTATGCATTATTTTTATACTTGGGAATATAATGTTTTGATGAAATAAATATAGTTTACTGCTCCTTAATAGTTTATTGTAACTTGAAGCTGCAATTCTTTTCCTCTGTAAACCTGTTCAACTTGGACACCAAAAGCACATTCTTTTAAGAGTGTTGATGTTCCTTCACCGTTCCATTCTTTACATCTCCTGACCAATCAAGGTGAACTGAGAACCACAAAAGCCTGCTGCCTTTTTTTGGCTAGTGGCTACTTCAGAGCCTGAATTTTTGGcactttttgtatttttttcagtCGTCATGGTCAATTATGATATTTGGAAGTCTTAGAATCAAGTTATTTTAAAAACAGTTTTACATTTTATCCACACAGCCAATTATTTCACACAATTGAGGTTATCAGAGGTTTGTTTTTATGAGGTTGTAAATATGAAGTGACCATGTTCAATTAGTTTTGTCAGAGAATGAATGAAGATT encodes the following:
- the cep55l gene encoding centrosomal protein of 55 kDa gives rise to the protein MTSKNIMSGRFGFGPGKAAVSTSDGEADRLRKENALLRRSVEELSKGRTWERERNRLLEKILTLETIKQKHIQELEQKDKQILTSKDQPSKSGGKEVTSLRNQLAEQNKDAKKKEQLFKSLVEETENLKNELSAITLKCKELEIKVPTLQPSSRAASSQEFRTIEAQLTDALEKNQHWLVYDQQREAYVRGLLARIFELDQETGKPCDTNAASQLSEDKQKQYEQLILSAKNGFEVQHEIAEGLKLELSDLRKRYEEKNLEVRAMSIKLQTEQGCNKWKADEERKSSVEKMQRLLMELETLKAQNEEEKKRSTDLLYQIQLLQKSSINQQEEQSKNRTMEQQMQNISSDFESEKHERQNLQHQLQKVLKELRKAREQIARLENTQMEDKQYQEPVLNRNNEDEEKVNFPKSKNHLDESFLECPKCKAQYPTSQHRDLLQHIDHCNY